ATATCTCTAATTCATAGTTCCAGAAACATTCTTCAGCTTCAACAAATCCATGGCCAAATCATTCGAAAAAACTTTTCATCCAATAGTAGAATTGTTACTCAGTTGATATCTTCAGCTTCTTTACACAAATCCATTAACTATGGTTTGTCAATTTTTAGTTGTTGTCTTGATAAAAATGTGTTCTTGTTCAATGTTTTGATTAGAGGGTTAAAGGAGAATTCTTTATTTGAGAAGTCCATTTTGTATTTTAGGAAAATGGTTAAAATGGGTGTTAGACCTGATAAGCTTACGTATCCGTTTGTGTTGAAATCAGTGACGGCATTAGGTGAAAAGGGAGTTGGTGGGGGTGTTCATTGTGGGATTTTGAAGATGGGTTTGGAGTATGCTACGTTTGTGAGGGTTTGTTTGGTTGAAATGTATGTAAAAGTTGAGTTGGTGGATTTTGCATTGCAACTGTTTGATGAAAGTTCTGAGAGAAATAAAGTTGAGAGTGTGATTTTGTGGAATGTTGTGATTAATGGGTGTTGTAAGATCGGGCGGGTAAGTAAGGCGTTGGCGTTGTTTGAGGAAATGCCTGAGAGGAATGTGGGTTCTTGGAATACTTTGATTAGTGGGTTGTTGAGGAACGGGGAGGTGGATAAAGCAATGGAGCTTTTTGATGAGATGACGAATGAAAAGAATGTTGTTTCTTGGACATGTATGATTCATGGGTTAATGCTTAATGGATTGCACCAAAAGGCTCTGGATTTGTTTTTTAAGATGGTGGAAGAAGGTGTGAAGCCGAATGGTTTAACTGTTGTATCTGCTCTTTCTGCTTGTGCTAAAACTGGGGCACTAGAGGCAGGGAAAAAGATTCATGATAATATTGTGAACAATGGGCTCCATTTGAATGCAGCAGTTGGTAATGCTTTGCTTGATATGTATGCAAAATGCGGGTATATTGAGTCTGCAAGCCTGGTTTTTAATGGATTGAAGGAGAAGGATATCCGTACGTGGAGTATTATGATATGGGGTTGGGCAATTCATGGACATGTAGATAAAGCTCTTAGGTGTTTTGAACAGATGAGATTGACTGGTACTTTCGATATACTCTTTTTTCCATGGAGTTACTTGGATTCTATAGGAAATTGTTTGTCAAagtaaaacatttttttctaatggTTGCAGGAATCAAACCTGATGGAGTTTCTGTCCTTGCTGTTTTAACCGGATGTTCTCATGCTGGACGGGTGGATCAGGGCCTTCAAATCTTTGATAGCATGCAGCGTCAGTTCTCAATTGAGCCCACTATGAAACATTATGCTGCAGTAGTAGATCTACTTGGCAGGGCTGGCCGATTTGATGAGGCCTTGAAATTTATTGCAAGTATGCCCTTGGAGCCAGATTATGTTATTTGGGGTGCACTTTTTTCTGCTTGCAGAGCTCACAAGAACGTTGAGATGGCAAAAGTTGCATCCGAGAAGCTCCTACAGCTTGAGCCAAAGCATGCTGGGGGCTATGTGTTTCTGTCTAATGTTTATGCAGGAGCAGGGAGATGGGATGACGTAGAAAGAGTTAGAAGTTCAATGAAgaacaaaaatgttgaaaaGGATCCTGGATGGAGCTCAATGGAGGTGGATGGTCAATTGCATACATTTGTTGCTGGTGATAGTGCTCATACACGTAAGCAGGAAATATACTTGAAATTGGAGGAAATTATTACCGGAGCTAAACAACAAGGTTACATGCCTGAAACTGAGTGGGTGCTTCATAACATTGATGAGGAA
The nucleotide sequence above comes from Solanum pennellii chromosome 9, SPENNV200. Encoded proteins:
- the LOC107029733 gene encoding pentatricopeptide repeat-containing protein At1g04840, which encodes MCLFLSLVVNLFNFFFATNLNNLDLFKMKVIDKLKFPKESLKIINRTPHYENFNESHFISLIHSSRNILQLQQIHGQIIRKNFSSNSRIVTQLISSASLHKSINYGLSIFSCCLDKNVFLFNVLIRGLKENSLFEKSILYFRKMVKMGVRPDKLTYPFVLKSVTALGEKGVGGGVHCGILKMGLEYATFVRVCLVEMYVKVELVDFALQLFDESSERNKVESVILWNVVINGCCKIGRVSKALALFEEMPERNVGSWNTLISGLLRNGEVDKAMELFDEMTNEKNVVSWTCMIHGLMLNGLHQKALDLFFKMVEEGVKPNGLTVVSALSACAKTGALEAGKKIHDNIVNNGLHLNAAVGNALLDMYAKCGYIESASLVFNGLKEKDIRTWSIMIWGWAIHGHVDKALRCFEQMRLTGIKPDGVSVLAVLTGCSHAGRVDQGLQIFDSMQRQFSIEPTMKHYAAVVDLLGRAGRFDEALKFIASMPLEPDYVIWGALFSACRAHKNVEMAKVASEKLLQLEPKHAGGYVFLSNVYAGAGRWDDVERVRSSMKNKNVEKDPGWSSMEVDGQLHTFVAGDSAHTRKQEIYLKLEEIITGAKQQGYMPETEWVLHNIDEEEKEGALGSHSEKLALAFGLISTGPGVIIMIVKNLRVCGDCHSLMKYVSRMSQRVIVLRDIKRFHHFKDGVCSCKDYW